One genomic segment of Longimicrobiaceae bacterium includes these proteins:
- the eda gene encoding bifunctional 4-hydroxy-2-oxoglutarate aldolase/2-dehydro-3-deoxy-phosphogluconate aldolase, whose protein sequence is MADALERLRETRIVPVIVIEDAEDAVPLARALVEGGLPCAEVTFRTAAAAEALGRITEAYPEMLAGAGTVLTPEQAARARDAGAKFVVSPGLNPAVVDWCLENAMPVFPGVCTPTEIEMALGKGLRTVKFFPAEPIGGLPYLKAIAAPYGMVEFIPTGGIGVGHLEAYLGFDRVVAVGGSWMVKQEWIRGGDFDRVRREAEGAVRAVAETTGDRG, encoded by the coding sequence ATGGCGGATGCCCTGGAACGCTTGCGGGAGACGAGGATCGTCCCGGTCATCGTGATCGAGGACGCGGAGGACGCCGTGCCGCTGGCGCGGGCGCTGGTGGAGGGGGGGCTCCCCTGCGCGGAGGTCACCTTCCGGACGGCCGCCGCCGCGGAGGCGCTGGGCCGGATCACGGAGGCGTACCCGGAGATGCTGGCGGGCGCCGGCACCGTGCTCACCCCGGAGCAGGCGGCCCGGGCGCGCGACGCCGGGGCGAAGTTCGTGGTCAGCCCGGGGCTCAACCCGGCGGTGGTGGACTGGTGCCTGGAGAACGCCATGCCGGTGTTCCCGGGCGTCTGCACGCCCACGGAGATCGAGATGGCGCTGGGGAAGGGGCTGCGGACGGTGAAGTTCTTCCCGGCGGAGCCCATCGGCGGGCTCCCGTACCTGAAGGCGATCGCCGCCCCGTACGGGATGGTGGAGTTCATCCCCACCGGCGGGATCGGCGTCGGCCACCTGGAGGCCTACCTGGGCTTCGACCGGGTGGTGGCGGTCGGCGGCTCGTGGATGGTGAAGCAGGAGTGGATCCGCGGCGGGGACTTCGACCGCGTCCGCCGCGAGGCGGAGGGCGCGGTGCGCGCGGTGGCCGAGACAACGGGAGACAGGGGATGA
- a CDS encoding TRAP transporter large permease: MAWVDAMVLGGVFFVLLAVGVPVAFCIGLATTAAMLLSIEAGPAVTTVAQRMATGLDSFTLLAIPFFILAGQLMNRGGIARRLIDLAKAMVGTLPGGLAIVNVFASMLFGAISGSAVAAASAIGGIMAPRMRDEGYDRDYAAAVNITSATTGLIIPPSNILIIYSLASGGVSIAALFLAGYLPGILIGLMLMGVAGVMAARRGYPVSERLPLRAALGTFVHALPSLLLLVVVIGGIVGGIFTATEAAAIAVLYAAVLAFLYREVSARDVPGILRDSAVTTAVVMLLIAASIAMSWMMAYVNLPQGVSAALLGLSDNPIVLLLVINFILLAVGTFMDMTPAVLIFTPIFLPVAAKLGMDPTHFGIVMVMNLCIGLCTPPVGSVLFVGVGVAQTSIARVIRPILPFFLAMIAALLIVTYVPALSLWLPGLFGY; the protein is encoded by the coding sequence ATGGCCTGGGTCGACGCGATGGTCCTGGGCGGGGTGTTCTTCGTGCTCCTGGCCGTGGGCGTGCCGGTGGCGTTCTGCATCGGGCTGGCGACCACCGCCGCCATGCTCCTGAGCATCGAGGCGGGGCCGGCGGTGACCACGGTGGCGCAGCGGATGGCGACGGGGCTGGACTCCTTCACCCTGCTGGCGATCCCCTTCTTCATCCTGGCCGGGCAGCTGATGAACCGCGGCGGGATCGCGCGGCGGCTGATCGACCTGGCGAAGGCCATGGTGGGGACCCTCCCGGGCGGGCTCGCCATCGTGAACGTCTTCGCCTCCATGCTCTTCGGCGCCATCTCCGGCTCGGCGGTGGCGGCGGCGTCCGCCATCGGCGGGATCATGGCGCCGCGGATGCGCGACGAGGGGTACGACCGCGACTACGCCGCCGCGGTGAACATCACCTCGGCCACCACCGGGCTGATCATCCCGCCCAGCAACATCCTCATCATCTACTCGCTGGCGAGCGGCGGGGTCTCCATCGCGGCGCTCTTCCTGGCGGGCTACCTCCCCGGGATCCTGATCGGGCTGATGCTCATGGGGGTGGCCGGGGTCATGGCGGCGCGGCGCGGCTACCCGGTCTCGGAGCGCCTCCCGCTCCGGGCGGCGCTGGGGACCTTCGTGCACGCCCTCCCCAGCCTCCTCCTCCTGGTGGTGGTGATCGGCGGGATCGTGGGTGGGATCTTCACCGCCACGGAGGCGGCGGCGATCGCGGTGCTCTACGCGGCGGTGCTCGCCTTCCTCTACCGCGAGGTGTCGGCGCGCGACGTCCCGGGGATCCTGCGGGACTCCGCCGTCACCACGGCGGTGGTGATGCTGCTGATCGCGGCCTCCATCGCCATGTCGTGGATGATGGCGTACGTGAACCTCCCGCAGGGGGTGTCGGCGGCGCTGCTGGGGCTCTCCGACAACCCCATCGTGCTGCTGCTGGTGATCAACTTCATCCTGCTGGCAGTGGGCACCTTCATGGACATGACCCCGGCGGTGCTGATCTTCACCCCCATCTTCCTCCCGGTGGCGGCGAAGCTCGGGATGGACCCGACGCACTTCGGGATCGTCATGGTGATGAACCTGTGCATCGGGCTCTGCACCCCGCCGGTGGGGAGCGTGCTCTTCGTGGGGGTGGGGGTCGCGCAGACCAGCATCGCGCGGGTCATCCGCCCCATCCTCCCCTTCTTCCTGGCGATGATCGCGGCGCTGCTGATCGTCACCTACGTCCCGGCGCTGAGCCTCTGGCTCCCCGGCCTCTTCGGGTACTGA
- the uxaC gene encoding glucuronate isomerase — MNPGRPLVLQEDRFFDPDPAVRAVARALYEETRELPLVCPHGHVDPRLLAEDAPFPEPTALLIVPDHYIFRMLYSRGIPMEALGVPTRDGTPVETDPRRIWQTFAEHYYLFRGTPTGVWLDQELYDVFGVRVRLDGTTARRVYDEIAEKLASPEFRPRALFARFNIEVLATTDAATDTLEHHRAICESGWAGRVIPTFRPDAVLRIAAEGWSCEVAKLGCLHGAPVADYAGFVRALEERRAFFRSMGATATDHAVLEPWTERLPDEEADRLFRRALDGEADAADQRRFEAHMLMEMARMSTGDGLVMQLHPGALRDHNRRVWERFGLDKGADIPVATEYTRNLRNLLDAYGNDPRLTLVLFTLDESTYARELAPLAGHYPALRLGPPWWFHDSIQGMTRFREQTTETAGIYNTAGFNDDTRAFCSIPARHDLARRVDANWLAGLVARHVVELDDAREMARALAYDLARETYRLDDADAPAQAERGQAAD, encoded by the coding sequence GACCGCTTCTTCGACCCGGACCCGGCGGTCCGGGCGGTGGCGCGGGCGCTGTACGAGGAGACGCGGGAGCTGCCGCTGGTCTGTCCGCACGGCCACGTGGATCCGCGGCTCCTCGCGGAGGACGCGCCCTTCCCGGAGCCGACCGCGCTCCTCATCGTCCCGGACCACTACATCTTCCGGATGCTGTACTCGCGGGGGATCCCGATGGAGGCGCTGGGCGTCCCCACCCGCGACGGCACCCCGGTGGAGACCGATCCCCGCCGGATCTGGCAGACCTTCGCCGAGCACTACTACCTCTTCCGCGGCACCCCCACGGGCGTCTGGCTGGACCAGGAGCTGTACGACGTCTTCGGCGTGCGCGTCCGGCTGGACGGGACCACGGCCCGGCGCGTCTACGACGAGATCGCGGAGAAGCTGGCCTCCCCCGAGTTCCGGCCCCGCGCCCTCTTCGCGCGCTTCAACATCGAGGTCCTCGCCACCACCGACGCGGCCACCGACACGCTGGAGCACCACCGCGCCATCTGCGAGTCCGGGTGGGCGGGGCGGGTGATCCCGACCTTCCGCCCGGACGCGGTGCTGCGGATCGCGGCGGAGGGGTGGAGCTGCGAAGTGGCGAAGCTGGGCTGCCTGCACGGCGCCCCGGTGGCGGACTACGCCGGCTTCGTGCGCGCGCTGGAGGAGCGGCGGGCCTTCTTCCGCTCGATGGGCGCCACCGCCACCGACCACGCCGTGCTGGAGCCCTGGACGGAGCGCCTCCCCGACGAGGAGGCCGACCGCCTCTTCCGCCGCGCGCTGGACGGCGAGGCGGACGCGGCCGACCAGCGGCGCTTCGAGGCGCACATGCTGATGGAGATGGCGCGCATGTCCACCGGGGACGGCCTGGTGATGCAGCTGCACCCGGGGGCGCTGCGCGACCACAACCGGCGGGTCTGGGAGCGCTTCGGGCTGGACAAGGGCGCGGACATCCCCGTGGCGACGGAGTACACGCGCAACCTGCGCAACCTGCTGGACGCGTACGGCAACGACCCGCGCCTCACGCTGGTCCTCTTCACGCTGGACGAGTCCACCTACGCGCGGGAGCTGGCGCCGCTGGCGGGGCACTACCCGGCGCTGCGGCTGGGGCCCCCCTGGTGGTTCCACGACTCCATCCAGGGGATGACGCGCTTCCGCGAGCAGACCACGGAGACGGCGGGGATCTACAACACCGCGGGCTTCAACGACGACACCCGCGCCTTCTGCTCCATCCCCGCGCGGCACGACCTGGCGCGGCGCGTGGACGCCAACTGGCTGGCGGGGCTGGTGGCCCGCCACGTGGTGGAGCTGGACGACGCCCGCGAGATGGCCCGAGCCCTGGCCTACGACCTGGCGCGCGAGACGTACCGGCTGGACGACGCCGACGCGCCGGCCCAGGCGGAGAGGGGGCAGGCGGCGGACTGA
- a CDS encoding TRAP transporter small permease has translation MTPSTGAARLKAAIDRVLGGVLAALMGVLVLDVLWQVFTRFVLRDPSSFTDELARYLLIWVALLGAAYTAGQRMHLAIDLLPASLRGRSRHAVGALIEGAVLLFALGVMGVGGARLVGLTLLLGQTSAALQVPLGWVYTVLPLSGALIAFYSLVFLGEHLRGRRGDSTASVPEPDPAEALAPAATEVV, from the coding sequence ATGACGCCATCCACGGGAGCAGCGCGGCTCAAGGCCGCCATCGACCGCGTCCTCGGCGGCGTCCTGGCGGCGCTGATGGGCGTGCTGGTGCTGGACGTCCTCTGGCAGGTGTTCACGCGCTTCGTGCTGCGCGACCCCAGCTCCTTCACCGACGAGCTGGCCCGCTACCTCCTGATCTGGGTGGCGCTGCTGGGGGCCGCGTACACCGCCGGGCAGCGGATGCACCTCGCCATCGACCTCCTCCCGGCCAGCCTGCGCGGGCGCTCCCGGCACGCAGTGGGCGCCCTGATCGAGGGCGCCGTGCTGCTGTTCGCGCTGGGGGTCATGGGGGTGGGCGGGGCGCGGCTGGTGGGGCTCACGCTCCTGCTGGGGCAGACCTCGGCGGCGCTGCAGGTGCCGCTCGGCTGGGTGTACACGGTGCTCCCCCTGAGCGGGGCGCTGATCGCCTTCTACTCGCTCGTCTTCCTGGGCGAGCACCTGCGGGGCCGGCGCGGGGACTCCACGGCCTCGGTTCCCGAGCCGGACCCCGCGGAGGCGCTCGCTCCCGCCGCGACGGAGGTGGTGTGA
- a CDS encoding tagaturonate reductase has protein sequence MPPTLSRALVSSPAFQDRGDLLAPAPELLELPEKAVQFGTGAFLRGFVEFFLDAANRAGRFGGRVVMVGSTGSGRDQVLNEQDGLYTLAVQGISDGAPFREHRVIGSVSRALSARGEWDRVLALARAPELELVFSNTTEVGIALDEEDRPDLQPPRSFPGKLVRFLYERATAFGFAPERGVVVIPCELIEDNGDRLREIVLALAERWALGDDFARWVREAVPFCNTLVDRIVPGAPDGEERERLVAELGYEDELLTVCEPYRLFAIQGGDALRARLGFADADPGIVVADDVAPFRERKVRLLNGAHSAMVPAALLCGCETVREAVEDERVGPFLRRVLLEEIVPSLEAPGAERFAAEVLDRFANPHVRHALADITLQQTMKLRVRVVPSITEYARRTGRAPASLAFAFAAYLLWARGGAGERRADDQGERIRGLWDALPDDSPAALRELARAACADVETWGTDLSAVPGFAEAVGEALEHAAREGVPAALEAHLAAASRA, from the coding sequence ATGCCGCCCACCCTGAGCCGCGCCCTCGTCTCGTCCCCCGCCTTCCAGGACCGGGGCGACCTGCTCGCCCCCGCGCCGGAGCTCCTGGAACTCCCGGAGAAGGCGGTGCAGTTCGGCACCGGGGCCTTCCTCCGCGGCTTCGTGGAGTTCTTCCTGGACGCCGCCAACCGCGCCGGCCGCTTCGGCGGGCGGGTGGTGATGGTGGGCTCCACCGGGAGCGGCCGCGACCAGGTGCTGAACGAGCAGGACGGGCTCTACACGCTGGCGGTGCAGGGGATCTCCGACGGCGCCCCCTTCCGGGAGCACCGGGTGATCGGCTCGGTGAGCCGCGCCCTCTCCGCCCGCGGCGAGTGGGACCGGGTGCTGGCCCTGGCGCGCGCCCCGGAGCTGGAGCTGGTCTTCTCCAACACCACCGAGGTGGGGATCGCGCTGGACGAGGAGGACCGCCCGGACCTGCAGCCGCCGCGCTCCTTCCCGGGGAAGCTCGTGCGCTTCCTGTACGAGCGGGCGACCGCCTTCGGCTTCGCGCCGGAGCGGGGGGTCGTGGTGATCCCGTGCGAGCTGATCGAGGACAACGGCGACCGGCTGCGGGAGATCGTCCTCGCGCTGGCGGAGCGATGGGCCCTGGGCGACGACTTCGCGCGCTGGGTCCGGGAGGCGGTCCCCTTCTGCAACACGCTGGTGGACCGCATCGTCCCGGGCGCGCCGGACGGCGAGGAGCGGGAGCGCCTCGTCGCGGAGCTGGGCTACGAGGACGAGCTGCTCACCGTCTGCGAGCCGTACCGGCTCTTCGCCATCCAGGGCGGCGACGCCCTCCGCGCGCGGCTGGGCTTCGCGGACGCGGACCCCGGGATCGTGGTGGCGGACGACGTCGCGCCCTTCCGCGAGCGCAAGGTCCGCCTCCTCAACGGCGCCCACAGCGCCATGGTCCCGGCTGCGCTCCTCTGCGGGTGCGAGACGGTGCGCGAGGCCGTGGAGGACGAGCGGGTGGGGCCCTTCCTCCGCCGCGTGCTGCTGGAGGAGATCGTCCCCTCGCTGGAGGCGCCGGGGGCGGAGCGCTTCGCGGCCGAGGTCCTGGACCGCTTCGCCAACCCACACGTGCGCCACGCCCTGGCCGACATCACCCTGCAGCAGACCATGAAGCTGCGGGTGCGCGTGGTCCCCTCCATCACGGAGTACGCGCGGCGGACGGGGCGCGCGCCGGCCTCGCTGGCCTTCGCCTTCGCGGCCTACCTGCTGTGGGCGCGCGGCGGGGCGGGGGAGCGGCGGGCGGACGACCAGGGGGAGCGGATCCGCGGGCTCTGGGACGCCCTCCCGGACGATTCCCCGGCCGCGCTCCGCGAGCTGGCCCGCGCGGCGTGCGCCGACGTGGAGACCTGGGGCACCGACCTCTCCGCCGTGCCGGGCTTCGCGGAGGCGGTCGGCGAGGCGCTGGAGCACGCGGCGCGCGAGGGCGTCCCGGCGGCGCTGGAGGCGCACCTGGCCGCGGCGAGCCGCGCCTGA
- a CDS encoding altronate dehydratase family protein produces MSEAMEKPVVVRVHPEDNVAVALVPLPAGAEVAVDGIGVVLREEVPAGHKLALRALAPGEAVVKYGFPIGRVTEEVPAGAWVHSHNLRTALEGTLEYRYEADGRPQPEPAPGAMPTFLGYRRAGGRVGTRNEVWIVNTVGCVNTAAERIARAASERFSGRVDGVHAFSHPYGCSQLGDDLENTRRVLAGLIRHPNAGGVLVLGLGCENNQMAELLAMAGELDARRIRFFNTQDVVDEVEEGIAAVEELVRAMEGDRREECPASELVLGHKCGGSDGFSGISANPLLGRIADRLTALGGGVVLTEVPEMFGAEQVLMDRAADEGVFHQVVEMVNDFKEYFLRHGQPVYENPSPGNKAGGLTTLEEKSLGAIQKGGRATVARVLRYGEPAGTGGLSLLEAPGNDGVSSTAMVASGATLLLFTTGRGTPLGFPVPTLKVSSNSAIAERKPHWIDFNAGALLDGTATLDELADALFARILDVASGRVLANNEKHGYREIAIWKEGVTL; encoded by the coding sequence ATGAGCGAAGCGATGGAGAAGCCGGTCGTGGTCCGGGTGCACCCGGAGGACAACGTCGCCGTGGCGCTGGTGCCGCTCCCCGCGGGCGCCGAGGTGGCCGTGGACGGCATCGGCGTCGTGCTGCGCGAGGAGGTCCCCGCGGGGCACAAGCTCGCGCTGCGCGCCCTCGCCCCCGGCGAGGCGGTGGTGAAGTACGGCTTCCCCATCGGACGGGTCACGGAGGAGGTCCCGGCGGGGGCGTGGGTGCACTCCCACAACCTCAGGACGGCGCTGGAGGGGACGCTGGAGTACCGCTACGAGGCGGACGGGCGGCCGCAGCCGGAGCCCGCGCCCGGCGCGATGCCCACCTTCCTGGGGTACCGGCGGGCCGGCGGGCGGGTGGGGACGCGCAACGAGGTGTGGATCGTCAACACTGTGGGGTGCGTGAACACCGCCGCGGAGCGGATCGCGCGGGCGGCCTCGGAGCGCTTCTCCGGGCGGGTGGACGGGGTGCACGCCTTCTCCCACCCCTACGGGTGCAGCCAGCTCGGCGACGACCTGGAGAACACCCGCCGGGTGCTGGCCGGGCTCATCCGCCACCCCAACGCGGGCGGGGTGCTCGTGCTGGGGCTGGGGTGCGAGAACAACCAGATGGCCGAGCTCCTGGCCATGGCGGGGGAGCTGGACGCGCGCCGCATCCGCTTCTTCAACACGCAGGACGTGGTGGACGAGGTGGAGGAGGGGATCGCGGCGGTGGAGGAGCTGGTCCGCGCCATGGAGGGCGACCGGCGCGAGGAGTGCCCCGCATCCGAGCTGGTGCTGGGCCACAAGTGCGGGGGTTCGGACGGCTTCAGCGGGATCTCCGCCAACCCGCTCCTGGGGCGGATCGCGGACCGGCTCACCGCGCTGGGCGGGGGCGTGGTCCTCACCGAGGTCCCGGAGATGTTCGGGGCCGAACAGGTGCTGATGGACCGCGCGGCGGACGAGGGCGTCTTCCACCAGGTGGTGGAGATGGTCAACGACTTCAAGGAGTACTTCCTCCGCCACGGGCAGCCGGTGTACGAGAACCCCTCGCCCGGGAACAAGGCGGGCGGCCTCACCACCCTGGAGGAGAAGTCGCTGGGCGCCATCCAGAAGGGCGGCCGGGCCACGGTGGCGCGGGTGCTCCGCTACGGCGAGCCGGCCGGGACCGGCGGGCTCTCGCTCCTGGAGGCGCCCGGGAACGACGGCGTCTCCTCCACGGCCATGGTCGCGAGCGGCGCCACCCTGCTCCTTTTCACCACCGGCCGGGGCACCCCGCTCGGCTTCCCGGTCCCCACCCTCAAGGTCTCCTCGAACTCGGCGATCGCGGAGAGGAAGCCGCACTGGATCGACTTCAACGCCGGGGCGCTGCTGGACGGCACCGCCACGCTGGACGAGCTGGCGGACGCGCTGTTCGCCCGGATCCTGGACGTCGCCTCGGGGCGCGTGCTCGCCAACAACGAGAAGCACGGCTACCGCGAGATCGCCATCTGGAAGGAGGGGGTGACGCTCTAG
- a CDS encoding TRAP transporter substrate-binding protein: MRKLRRLPVLLLLALLPALLGGCVGRDDTTTIKLAHSLDVTHPVHRAMEFMAERLAQKSGGTMRIDIYPSGQLGSERETLELLQIGSLGMTKVSSSVLEGFAPAFRVFGLPFLFRDDAHRFAVLDGPIGEELLRSTEPYRLRGLAYYDAGSRSFYTTKRPVRTPADLAGLKIRTQESAVAMQMVRTLGGSATPIAWGEVYTALQQGVADGAENNPPSFHLSRHYEVARYYTLNEHTAVPDVLVVATEVWDDLTPRQQRWLDEAAEESAEYQRKLWAEATEEALRAVEEAGVQVIRPDKQPFLEKGAPLLDEFRRDPTVGPLIQRMQAVR; this comes from the coding sequence ATGAGAAAGCTCCGCCGCCTCCCCGTCCTCCTCCTCCTCGCGCTCCTCCCGGCCCTGCTCGGCGGGTGCGTCGGGCGGGACGACACCACCACGATCAAGCTGGCGCACAGCCTGGACGTGACGCACCCGGTGCACCGGGCCATGGAGTTCATGGCCGAGCGCCTGGCGCAGAAGTCCGGCGGGACCATGCGCATCGACATCTACCCCAGCGGGCAGCTCGGGAGCGAGCGCGAGACGCTGGAGCTCCTGCAGATCGGGAGCCTGGGGATGACCAAGGTGTCGTCCAGCGTGCTGGAGGGGTTCGCCCCGGCGTTCCGGGTGTTCGGGCTCCCCTTCCTCTTCCGCGACGACGCGCACCGCTTCGCGGTGCTGGACGGGCCCATCGGGGAGGAGCTGCTCCGGAGCACCGAGCCGTACCGCCTGCGGGGGCTGGCCTACTACGACGCCGGGAGCCGCAGCTTCTACACGACGAAGCGTCCGGTGCGCACCCCGGCGGACCTGGCGGGGCTCAAGATCCGCACGCAGGAGAGCGCCGTCGCCATGCAGATGGTGCGGACGCTGGGCGGCTCCGCGACCCCCATCGCCTGGGGCGAGGTCTACACCGCGCTCCAGCAGGGAGTGGCCGACGGGGCGGAGAACAACCCGCCCTCCTTCCACCTGTCGCGCCACTACGAGGTGGCCCGCTACTACACCCTCAACGAGCACACCGCCGTCCCCGACGTGCTGGTGGTCGCCACCGAGGTGTGGGACGACCTCACCCCGCGGCAGCAGCGCTGGCTCGACGAGGCGGCCGAGGAGTCCGCGGAGTACCAGCGTAAGCTCTGGGCAGAGGCCACCGAGGAGGCGCTGCGGGCGGTGGAGGAGGCCGGGGTGCAGGTGATCCGCCCCGACAAGCAGCCCTTCCTGGAGAAGGGGGCGCCGCTGCTGGACGAGTTCCGCCGCGACCCCACGGTGGGGCCGCTCATCCAACGCATGCAGGCGGTACGGTGA
- a CDS encoding sugar kinase, translating into MTNRVVTFGEIMLRLKSPGHERLCQSPTMEATFGGGEANVAVSLANYGIQAAFVTAVPANNLGDAAVAEVRRFGVDTRHVKRQGERLGIYFLETGSNARPSKVTYDRAHSSIATAKPGDFDWDAVLDGAEWFHVTGITPALSQSAADVALEAVRQARAKGIQVSCDYNYRKNLWKYGKEAPEVMRELVKHVTVGIANEEDCQKALGLRMDVDVHSGELDTDKYRQMAERVLDEFPNLEKQAITLRESHSADVNGWAACLHDRRDFFVSRHYEITDIVDRVGGGDSFAGGLVYGLLAYGDDRKALEFATAASALKHTVPGDFNRVTVPEVEALMAGDASGRVQR; encoded by the coding sequence ATGACGAACAGGGTGGTGACCTTCGGGGAGATCATGCTGCGGCTGAAGTCTCCCGGACACGAGCGGCTCTGCCAGTCGCCGACCATGGAGGCGACCTTCGGCGGAGGCGAGGCCAACGTGGCGGTCTCGCTGGCGAACTACGGGATCCAGGCGGCCTTCGTCACCGCGGTCCCGGCGAACAACCTGGGCGACGCGGCGGTCGCGGAGGTGCGCCGCTTCGGCGTGGACACGCGCCACGTGAAGCGGCAGGGCGAGCGGCTGGGGATCTACTTCCTGGAGACGGGCTCCAACGCCCGCCCCTCCAAGGTCACGTACGACCGGGCCCACTCCTCCATCGCCACGGCCAAGCCCGGCGACTTCGACTGGGACGCCGTCCTGGACGGGGCCGAGTGGTTCCACGTCACCGGGATCACCCCGGCGCTCAGCCAGTCGGCGGCGGACGTCGCCCTGGAGGCGGTGCGGCAGGCGCGGGCCAAGGGGATCCAGGTGTCGTGCGACTACAACTATCGGAAAAACCTCTGGAAGTACGGGAAGGAGGCGCCGGAGGTGATGCGGGAGCTGGTGAAGCACGTCACCGTCGGGATCGCCAACGAGGAGGACTGCCAGAAGGCGCTGGGGCTCCGCATGGACGTGGACGTCCACTCGGGGGAGCTGGACACGGACAAGTACCGCCAGATGGCCGAGCGGGTGCTGGACGAGTTCCCCAACCTGGAGAAGCAGGCCATCACGCTGCGCGAGAGCCACAGCGCGGACGTGAACGGGTGGGCGGCCTGCCTGCACGACCGGCGCGACTTCTTCGTCAGCCGCCACTACGAGATCACCGACATCGTGGACCGGGTGGGCGGCGGAGACTCCTTCGCCGGGGGGCTGGTGTACGGGCTGCTCGCCTACGGCGACGACCGGAAGGCGCTGGAGTTCGCCACTGCGGCCTCCGCCCTCAAGCACACCGTCCCCGGCGACTTCAACCGCGTGACCGTGCCCGAGGTGGAGGCGCTCATGGCGGGCGACGCCAGCGGCCGCGTGCAGCGGTAG